In Phragmites australis chromosome 17, lpPhrAust1.1, whole genome shotgun sequence, the following are encoded in one genomic region:
- the LOC133896960 gene encoding uncharacterized protein LOC133896960 has product MELCPLPGETDLPAQPARTPSRPAAPVQRRSSAINEQTPEPTKATTEWSKNLVNSSESLRRDGNGIVVENGGSQLGEKPHGKNNTPRPAAMNPPASRRTCSICQAKCSSELDFQKHLGGRRHRENKEALRAKSRSLCGGKDAEMAGFEKKESGKGKTADKKGAHFCSVQCNSEKMPASHLGGRRHREMLEGCE; this is encoded by the coding sequence ATGGAGCTGTGCCCTCTGCCAGGTGAAACCGACTTGCCAGCGCAACCTGCACGAACACCTAGCCGGCCGGCGGCACCAGTCCAACGTCGCAGCTCTGCAATCAACGAACAAACCCCTGAGCCAACAAAAGCAACAACTGAATGGAGCAAGAACTTGGTGAACAGCAGTGAGTCCTTGCGCCGAGATGGCAACGGGATCGTGGTAGAGAACGGCGGGTCGCAACTGGGAGAGAAGCCGCACGGCAAGAACAACACGCCGCGGCCCGCGGCGATGAACCCGCCGGCGTCAAGACGGACGTGCAGCATCTGCCAGGCCAAGTGCAGCTCTGAGTTGGACTTTCAGAAGCACCTCGGGGGCAGGCGGCACCGGGAGAACAAGGAGGCGCTGCGCGCAAAATCCAGGAGTTTATGTGGCGGCAAGGATGCCGAGATGGCGGGCTTCGAGAAAAAGGAATCCGGGAAGGGGAAGACGGCGGACAAGAAGGGCGCGCACTTCTGCAGCGTGCAGTGCAACAGCGAGAAGATGCCGGCGTCCCACCTCGGCGGGCGGAGGCACCGGGAGATGCTCGAGGGCTGCGAGTGA
- the LOC133896959 gene encoding uncharacterized protein LOC133896959 — MFLSCHWQARDANASPGNAALARRREELLLELQVERIRQDMILRELAETERAMAAGFAPAGHWSVPELPRSQDNWHCRPLSVTNWEEAPLRLPSKCTEHPPCCCASSAAARPPPVYPHVEQSPSPMPWPRPADDGEQQQECRSSGASGHPMRGFVELCRSPSKRSPAEKALVPEAANANVRRARSASFGEEVAPGHQRTDGGWERKADVEDGHGVQPLYECRNQNSGKRKSAESAMEDRINEHRQSCRYMPAGQENAAFDQQKRLEFSEPAPEQPQPGSDTKQQECRLSGATAHRMIFLERCRSPSKRTLVEETLVPAAANTIGGEPKLDVDDGHGMQLLYEIRSHGADYSTSETTSSGLKRKLTAATPLMKKQKPLEEWSCTLCQVNMTCQRNLHEHMAGRQHQSNVEALQTRNKPAELNPEAIPDEWSKNSAKNNEHLRRDGKENAAENSGPRQGEKPRGKGNVNVHKPAASRWTCSLCQVKCTCESEYHDHLRGRRHRGNTEALRCAVCDVQCSSEKMLASHLGGRRHPLPVGPYREFGACAKFKIELYWLACPLSNLDGGKEEKIRPLLTVVVASSESPLPTVHLLLLAPFPLAPSSAGTAATRTLPFPRAASPGDRWNSLAEAQPPPRPTRTAAAASPTFRRRTEFRAACAGDAMLVIRDALLSQLQNDRLRQEIIMVELGKIERAMALRSASHQGIASAVAERAEPAPFAFSEQFMTHSRGAVSPERKVGVDEAHDLKKKDGVHGGVELKSKKPAMEDLVRVCLKTSCSNDKAGGQENAALNECKLQKSNETILSKRTSPTVKWSCAICLVEATSQGNLLQHFAGLKHRSNVIALEAEAKAEKSRKVRQYAEKPRPTWNCRFCQADCTCKSDLENHLKGKRHQAKIQALLEECKSMARNSVHWEADSHPNIVPQDEDKPASSTCSICQSTTERTSSGLNRKLTAATPLMKMQKPLGEWSCTLCQVNLTCQRNLHEHLAGRLHQTNVEALQTRNKPAELNAKAIPDEWNKNSAKNSERLCRDGRENVAENSGPQQGEKPRGKDNVNVHKPAEKDRLEPAVSRWTCSLCQAKFTCESDYHDHLRGRRHRENTEALRADAYYCAVCDLQCNGDKMMASHLGGRRHREMLEGHE, encoded by the exons ATGTTCTTGTCTTGCCATTGGCAAGCTCGCGACGCCAATGCATCACCGGGGAACGCTGCgctggcgaggaggagggaggaactGCTGTTGGAGCTGCAAGTGGAGCGCATTCGTCAGGATATGATCTTGCGCGAGCTCGCCGAGACGGAGCGCGCCATGGCCGCGGGCTTTGCCCCCGCTGGCCACTGGTCCGTGCCAGAGTTGCCACGGTCACAGGACAACTGGCATTGCAGGCCGTTGTCGGTGACTAATTGGGAGGAGGCGCCTCTCCGTCTGCCGAGTAAATGTACCGAGCATCCTCCTTGCTGCTGCGCGAGCTCCGCGGCGGCTAGACCGCCTCCGGTCTACCCGCACGTGGAGCAGTCACCGTCGCCCATGCCCTGGCCACGTCCGGCCGATGACGGTGAGCAGCAGCAAGAGTGCAGGTCATCTGGGGCGAGTGGTCATCCAATGAGAGGCTTTGTGGAACTGTGCCGATCGCCGAGCAAGCGATCTCCGGCGGAAAAGGCCTTGGTGCCAGAGGCGGCCAATGCCAATGTCAGACGGGCGCGGTCTGCGTCCTTCGGCGAGGAGGTGGCACCAGGACACCAACGGACCGATGGTGGTTGGGAACGTAAGGCTGATGTGGAGGACGGCCATGGCGTGCAGCCGTTGTACGAGTGCAGGAACCAGAACAGTGGGAAGAGAAAGAGTGCTGAGTCTGCCATGGAGGATCGGATCAATGAACATCGGCAATCCTGTCGGTACATGCCGGCAGGTCAGGAGAACGCAGCATTCGATCAGCAGAAGCGGCTAGAGTTCAGTGAG CCTGCACCTGAGCAGCCACAGCCGGGCAGTGACACTAAGCAGCAAGAGTGCAGGTTATCTGGGGCAACAGCGCATCGAATGATCTTTTTGGAACGTTGCCGATCACCAAGCAAGCGGACTCTGGTGGAAGAGACCTTGGTTCCAGCGGCGGCCAATACCATTGGTGGGGAACCTAAGCTTGATGTGGACGACGGTCACGGCATGCAGCTGTTATACGAAATCAGGAGTCATGGTGCCGATTAT TCTACATCTGAAACAACATCCTCTGGGCTGAAGAGGAAACTGACCGCGGCAACCCCACTCatgaagaagcagaagccacTTGAGGAATGGAGCTGCACCCTCTGCCAGGTGAACATGACTTGTCAGCGCAACCTGCACGAACACATGGCCGGCCGGCAGCACCAGTCGAATGTCGAAGCACTGCAAACAAGGAACAAACCCGCTGAGCTCAACCCAGAAGCAATACCTGATGAATGGAGCaagaactcggcaaagaatAACGAACACTTGCGCCGCGACGGCAAGGAGAACGCGGCAGAGAACAGCGGGCCGCGGCAGGGAGAGAAGCCGCGCGGTAAGGGCAACGTCAACGTGCATAAGCCGGCGGCGTCGAGATGGACGTGCAGCCTCTGCCAGGTCAAATGCACCTGTGAGTCGGAATACCATGACCACCTCAGGGGCAGGCGGCACCGGGGGAACACGGAGGCCCTGCGCTGTGCGGTCTGCGACGTGCAGTGCAGCAGCGAGAAGATGCTGGCGTCGCACCTCGGCGGGCGGAGGCACC CGTTGCCAGTAGGGCCCTACAGAGAATTTGGGGCCTGTGCTAAATTCAAAATTGAGctttat TGGCTCGCTTGCCCACTAAGCAATCTCGATGgtggaaaagaagagaagatccgGCCGCTTTTAACCGTCGTCGTCGCAAGCTCAGAGTCTCCCCTTCCCACTGTTCATTTGCTTTTGCTCGCTCCCTTTCCTCTCGCGCCCTCCTCCGCCGGAACAGCAGCCACCAGAACCCTTCCGTTTCCTCGCGCTGCTTCCCCGGGCGACCGATGGAATTCGCTCGCCGAGGCCCAGCCACCGCCGAGGCCGACGAGAACGGCGGCCGCTGCTTCCCCTACCTTCCGCCGCCGCACG GAATTCCGCGCTGCTTGTGCAGGAGACGCGATGCTGGTGATCAGGGACGCGCTGCTGTCGCAGCTCCAGAATGACCGCCTTCGCCAGGAGATCATCATGGTCGAGCTGGGCAAGATAGAGCGCGCCATGGCCCTGCGCTCCGCTTCCCACCAAGGCATTGCCTCTGCCGTTGCCGAACGGGCTGAACCGGCGCCCTTCGCCTTCAGTGAGCAGTTCATGACGCACAGCAGAGGGGCTGTTAGTCCCGAGCGTAAGGTCGGCGTAGATGAGGCCCATGatctgaagaagaaagatggagtGCACGGGGGTGTAGAATTGAAGTCCAAGAAGCCTGCCATGGAAGATCTCGTCCGTGTATGCTTGAAAACTTCTTGTAGTAATGATAAGGCGGGAGGTCAGGAGAATGCAGCACTTAATGAGTGCAAACTACAAAAATCCAATGAG ACTATACTGTCCAAGAGGACGTCGCCAACAGTAAAATGGAGTTGTGCCATCTGCCTGGTGGAAGCAACCAGTCAGGGCAACTTGCTGCAGCATTTTGCAGGGCTGAAGCACCGGTCAAATGTCATTGCTCTGGAGGCAGAAGCAAAAGCAGAGAAATCAAGAAAGGTGAGGCAATATGCAGAGAAGCCACGTCCAACATGGAATTGCAGATTTTGCCAAGCAGACTGCACTTGCAAATCGGACTTGGAGAACCACCTGAAAGGCAAAAGACATCAAGCAAAGATCCAAGCCCTGCTGGAAGAATGCAAGAGCATGGCAAGGAATTCTGTGCATTGGGAAGCGGATTCGCATCCAAACATTGTGCCGCAGGATGAAGATAAACCAGCTTCTTCGACTTGCAGCATTTGCCAA TCTACAACTGAAAGAACATCCTCTGGGCTGAATAGGAAACTGACCGCGGCAACGCCACTCATGAAGATGCAGAAGCCACTTGGGGAATGGAGTTGCACCCTCTGCCAGGTGAACCTGACTTGCCAGCGCAACCTGCACGAACACCTGGCCGGCCGGCTGCACCAGACGAATGTCGAAGCACTGCAAACAAGGAACAAACCCGCTGAGCTCAACGCAAAAGCAATACCTGATGAATGGAACaagaactcggcaaagaacAGCGAACGCTTGTGCCGCGACGGCAGGGAGAACGTGGCAGAGAACAGCGGACCGCAGCAGGGAGAGAAGCCGCGCGGTAAGGACAACGTCAACGTGCATAAGCCTGCGGAGAAGGACCGGCTGGAGCCGGCGGTGTCGAGATGGACGTGCAGCCTCTGCCAGGCCAAGTTTACCTGTGAGTCGGACTACCATGACCACCTCAGGGGCAGGCGGCACCGGGAGAACACGGAGGCCCTTCGCGCAGA CGCGTACTATTGCGCAGTCTGCGACCTGCAGTGCAACGGCGACAAGATGATGGCTTCGCACCTCGGCGGGAGGCGGCACCGGGAGATGCTCGAGGGCCACGAATGA
- the LOC133897730 gene encoding uncharacterized protein LOC133897730 — protein sequence MEFTRRGPATAADDEDGRRCFPDLPPPHGDAMVVIRDALLSQLQKDRIRQEIIVAELAKIERAMAKHSASHHGIATAHVGRAEPVSFTFSEKFMPHGRRLVGLEPYADVDGVYDLKKGGRQGSVELRSVKSVMEDRIGECSRPCCNGKVGQENTTFDERKLQECNETIHPKETMPSVRWGLTGITIPVKKPKSLLKWSCAICQVQTPSERHLQEHWAGKKHRSNVAALESTNNNQKAETTVEHSSCANQKTSPIKWSCSSCQANGTSVADMMEHLNGSAHQQNIEAQHKEGSGMAKNVELQEAKCHKSNVPQHAENPPIWSCSSCRANCTSESDLGSHLLAKIEALLNEINNMAKNSESREAKLPPNIVRQHAEQTSQSNCSICEANCDYQSDLENHLACNIQQLNVQTQHEEAKQMEDIPPQIAKNQQPPSEPDCSICQAKCNSEPQFEHHISRRRRKKIEALQREGNDAESSGLKPADKLPSDGSDSKCVSSEEEKQTALHFCEVCSLQFNSGNMLADHCREEEHLEKQKLLNYCKVCDLQCNSEKTLAHHRTGKKHQKKLNANK from the exons ATGGAGTTCACCCGCCGAGgccccgccaccgccgcggaCGACGAGGACGGCCGCCGCTGCTTCCCCGACCTTCCGCCGCCGCACG GAGACGCGATGGTGGTGATCAGGGACGCGCTGCTATCGCAGCTCCAGAAGGATCGCATTCGCCAAGAGATCATTGTGGCTGAGCTGGCCAAGATAGAGCGTGCCATGGCCAAGCACTCCGCTTCACATCATGGCATTGCCACTGCCCATGTGGGAAGGGCAGAGCCGGTGTCGTTCACCTTCAGTGAGAAGTTCATGCCACACGGCAGAAGGCTGGTCGGACTGGAACCTTATGCGGATGTGGATGGGGTCTATGATCTGAAGAAGGGTGGAAGGCAGGGAAGTGTAGAATTGAGGTCCGTGAAGTCTGTCATGGAAGATCGCATCGGTGAATGCTCGAGACCTTGTTGTAATGGTAAGGTGGGTCAGGAGAACACAACATTTGATGAGCGAAAACTGCAAGAATGCAATGAA ACTATACATCCCAAGGAGACAATGCCTTCAGTGCGATGGGGGCTGACAGGAATAACTATACCAGTTAAGAAACCAAAGTCACTCCTGAAATGGAGTTGTGCCATCTGTCAGGTGCAAACACCCAGTGAGCGCCACTTACAAGAGCACTGGGCAGGGAAGAAGCACCGGTCAAATGTAGCAGCCTTGGAATCAACAAACAATAATCAGAAGGCAGAAACAACAGTGGAACATTCTTCGTGTGCAAACCAGAAAACATCCCCAATAAAATGGAGCTGCAGCTCATGCCAGGCTAATGGCACCAGCGTAGCAGATATGATGGAGCATCTCAATGGAAGCGCACACCAACAGAACATTGAAGCGCAACACAAGGAAGGCAGTGGCATGGCTAAGAACGTTGAGCTGCAGGAAGCAAAGTGTCACAAGAGCAATGTGCCACAACATGCAGAGAATCCTCCAATATGGAGTTGCAGCAGTTGCCGAGCTAACTGTACTAGTGAATCAGACTTGGGGAGCCACCTTTTAGCAAAGATTGAAGCCCTACTGAACGAAATCAATAACATGGCAAAGAATTCTGAGTCACGGGAAGCGAAGTTGCCTCCAAACATTGTGCGACAACATGCAGAGCAGACTTCACAATCGAATTGCAGCATTTGTGAAGCTAATTGTGACTACCAATCAGACTTGGAGAACCACCTTGCATGCAATATACAGCAACTGAATGTCCAGACCCAACACGAAGAAGCCAAGCAAATGGAAGATATTCCACCACAAATCGCCAAGAACCAACAACCACCCTCAGAACCGGATTGCAGTATCTGTCAGGCCAAATGTAACTCTGAACCTCAATTTGAGCATCACATCAGCAGGAGGCGCAGAAAGAAGATAGAAGCTCTGCAGAGAGAAGGCAATGATGCGGAATCAAGCGGTCTGAAGCCAGCTGATAAACTACCTTCAGATGGTTCTGACAGCAAGTGTgtgagctcagaggaggagaaACAGACGGCATTACATTTTTGCGAGGTCTGCAGTTTGCAGTTTAACAGTGGGAATATGCTCGCAGACCATTGTAGGGAGGAAGAACACTTGGAGAAACAGAAGTTACTGAATTATTGCAAGGTGTGCGATTTGCAGTGCAACAGCGAGAAAACGCTAGCTCACCATCGTACTGGGAAGAAGCACCAGAAAAAGCTCAACGCAAATAAATGA